The following are encoded in a window of Halosimplex halophilum genomic DNA:
- a CDS encoding homing endonuclease associated repeat-containing protein: MAEVATHVDERDDGNHDWEVLGFQDIDEYRHEIHFEKGCDFQETAREARAKGEFQEANQRLEEALWHYQRAQLYTDTTSSIADRRSEVLDTIAEVEAAEQVQVIDDLVDRADNAIDSGDDKHLDAASSLAAREYDEAADALEDALELAKSRDVLSARVQGIERRLRRVQVRQQSLELSEAHRSIRDLIVDARDHAAAGDKAFHDGEYEVALDEYQEAKDRYESLGAVLEGFTFDEPTSDPTECDICRQRFDEEIRSWRIEGEVDLLVCPSCARFDSEGNLPKPREVATEHRSLLENIENIQDKNFGLDWISSESTNSSTSDEVVAEKTNRDTREMLMQLVAVYQRLGEPPSAKELDEYTDFGYLAYQNEFESLEEALVAAGFDHVELD; encoded by the coding sequence GTGGCAGAAGTTGCGACCCATGTTGATGAAAGAGACGATGGGAATCACGACTGGGAGGTACTCGGATTTCAGGATATTGATGAGTACCGTCATGAAATCCACTTTGAGAAGGGCTGCGATTTCCAGGAGACGGCTCGGGAAGCGAGGGCTAAAGGCGAATTTCAGGAAGCGAACCAAAGGCTAGAGGAGGCGCTCTGGCATTACCAGCGGGCGCAACTCTACACGGACACAACTTCGTCAATTGCCGACCGTCGTAGCGAGGTACTCGATACGATCGCAGAGGTCGAAGCCGCAGAACAAGTACAAGTAATCGACGACCTCGTCGACCGAGCAGACAACGCGATAGACAGTGGCGACGACAAGCACCTTGACGCAGCCTCTAGCTTGGCAGCACGTGAATACGATGAAGCTGCCGACGCACTCGAGGACGCATTGGAGTTGGCGAAGTCGCGTGACGTTCTGTCCGCTCGGGTTCAGGGAATTGAACGGCGCTTACGCAGGGTCCAAGTCCGTCAACAAAGCCTCGAACTGTCGGAGGCACATCGTTCAATCCGCGATCTCATAGTAGATGCCCGAGATCATGCTGCTGCAGGCGACAAGGCGTTCCACGATGGAGAGTACGAGGTCGCTTTAGACGAGTACCAAGAAGCGAAAGACCGGTACGAATCACTCGGTGCTGTCCTTGAGGGATTCACCTTTGACGAGCCTACGAGCGACCCGACGGAGTGTGATATCTGTCGTCAGCGGTTCGACGAGGAGATCCGTAGTTGGAGAATCGAGGGCGAGGTTGATTTGTTGGTTTGTCCATCGTGTGCAAGATTCGATTCGGAGGGAAACCTACCAAAGCCACGGGAAGTTGCGACCGAGCATCGCTCGCTCTTAGAGAATATTGAGAATATTCAAGACAAAAATTTCGGGCTTGACTGGATTTCCAGCGAGTCGACGAATTCATCGACATCAGATGAGGTTGTTGCTGAAAAGACGAATAGGGACACACGAGAAATGTTGATGCAACTGGTTGCAGTCTACCAACGACTTGGAGAGCCACCTTCTGCCAAAGAACTAGACGAATATACGGACTTCGGTTACCTTGCATATCAGAACGAGTTTGAGAGTTTGGAAGAGGCGCTTGTCGCTGCCGGATTCGATCATGTGGAATTGGACTAA
- a CDS encoding AIPR family protein, whose product MTRTSNGGENYRCLERGSTVEFNYVDYGRHDNLGTVGGFETHHIYLTCQELKEKYLPIDANPREPSNSRIVKSMQETLRDDAESFVKWNNGITVVCENVNKGSGTVELEFSEEDEGICNGGHTYFAIVTSNHDVSNSGVLLEVIEVPQDLDNREEEIVEIAKKRNNINNLDNYTVADFLDLYEPFKQRMDDPEVVSWHENDSEAKSYAVSAPEVIRMMTTVNPTRYRHAILCPGGSYHKSAATSKTSLHTSWFEDALEARDNDNEDPMAFLGVLIDDLFEIRDMIAYSFKEGDYDNSFRKRSFYQDNIGGEDATTRDLHMGDYDGLTGYKIRSTLEVMVLGMFRSNLFQKYDEDGNVRYVGWMVEPKTLWDEEKERVVDNLSTFYDDVGKSYRDFINSEAPYREELYEFGRSASWPFPPAEILYDTESADKYVFTEDTEDATHWLADSGEGLISISDRERPDDEPLYKVSN is encoded by the coding sequence GTGACTCGCACTTCGAACGGAGGAGAAAATTATCGATGTTTAGAGAGGGGTAGTACAGTCGAATTCAATTATGTTGACTACGGTAGGCACGATAATTTGGGGACCGTTGGTGGCTTTGAGACTCATCATATTTATCTGACCTGCCAAGAGTTAAAAGAGAAATATCTTCCTATTGACGCCAATCCAAGAGAACCGAGTAATTCCCGCATCGTCAAATCAATGCAGGAAACCCTGAGAGACGACGCAGAGTCCTTCGTAAAATGGAACAACGGAATTACCGTAGTTTGTGAAAACGTAAATAAAGGGTCTGGAACAGTTGAGTTAGAGTTTTCCGAAGAGGACGAAGGAATCTGCAATGGGGGCCATACTTACTTCGCTATAGTCACTTCGAATCATGATGTAAGCAATTCAGGCGTTCTATTAGAAGTCATTGAGGTACCCCAGGACTTGGACAATAGAGAGGAGGAGATCGTTGAAATTGCGAAAAAACGGAATAATATCAATAATTTAGATAACTACACTGTTGCGGACTTCTTGGATCTCTATGAGCCGTTCAAACAGCGAATGGACGACCCTGAGGTCGTATCCTGGCATGAAAATGATTCTGAAGCAAAATCATATGCAGTATCTGCTCCCGAGGTCATCCGGATGATGACTACGGTAAATCCAACTAGATATCGCCACGCAATTTTGTGTCCCGGTGGGTCATATCATAAGAGTGCGGCTACATCGAAAACTAGCCTCCATACAAGCTGGTTTGAGGATGCCTTAGAAGCTAGAGATAATGACAACGAGGACCCAATGGCTTTCTTAGGGGTTCTTATCGATGATCTGTTTGAGATCCGGGACATGATTGCCTATTCGTTCAAGGAAGGAGACTATGACAATTCGTTCAGGAAGCGTTCTTTCTACCAGGATAATATTGGTGGGGAAGACGCAACTACCCGCGACCTTCATATGGGCGACTATGATGGCCTGACGGGGTATAAGATCAGGTCTACTCTGGAGGTGATGGTCTTGGGAATGTTCCGGTCGAACCTCTTCCAGAAATACGACGAAGATGGAAATGTGCGCTATGTTGGTTGGATGGTAGAACCCAAAACCCTCTGGGATGAGGAAAAAGAGCGTGTAGTAGATAATCTATCAACGTTTTATGATGACGTCGGGAAAAGTTATCGTGATTTCATCAATAGTGAAGCGCCTTACAGGGAGGAACTGTACGAATTCGGAAGAAGTGCAAGCTGGCCGTTCCCCCCCGCTGAAATCCTTTACGACACTGAATCTGCGGATAAATATGTCTTCACCGAGGATACGGAAGATGCCACCCACTGGCTAGCAGATTCAGGGGAAGGGCTGATATCAATCAGCGATAGAGAGCGTCCTGACGACGAACCCTTGTATAAAGTTTCCAATTAA
- a CDS encoding HNH endonuclease — MRCVVCGEMEELDDAHVKDRSEFAPSEDDRTHNIISLCPTHHRMFDNHIIGICPSKEELIVEEAGGLSVIEPKLSIGHIKEEYVEYHNSRCTPRIRAALGLIPDQEYAKKCGQ; from the coding sequence ATGCGCTGTGTAGTTTGCGGTGAGATGGAAGAGTTAGATGATGCCCACGTAAAGGACAGAAGTGAATTTGCGCCCAGTGAGGATGACCGAACCCATAATATAATTTCTCTCTGTCCGACTCACCATAGGATGTTTGATAACCACATCATCGGGATATGTCCTTCAAAAGAGGAGCTAATTGTTGAAGAGGCTGGTGGACTCTCGGTTATCGAGCCTAAGCTCTCTATTGGTCACATCAAAGAGGAATATGTTGAGTATCACAATTCACGATGTACACCGCGAATAAGGGCTGCCCTTGGTTTGATACCTGATCAAGAATATGCAAAGAAGTGTGGCCAGTAG
- a CDS encoding DUF262 domain-containing protein, whose protein sequence is MAGESDVPLCGKRIFLYPGDPDGTGIIQYNAEDYREEFQEVDFVDSSQFIRSIGQDITLRNQSLLRLSDSIQFEVPDYQRNYSWEEDQHDGLWETARSVLSLQTTATNTPSDTYFGTVYVAKSSNRDIYEIIDGQQRLATIAILLRNIGVALDATIPELSGEVRSYTEHIKEDYIDELLYRRQGPNEIPFIRLNKHDNEFFRLLFQDDRGVAKGLKRMEQYDGRKQNAIRLRSLLSELNVDEEVYGPDGLGFDEDVLDSFRYFAESHQKLVEADEFYSSAIDQFLNNSSFSEPEHEARALVNLTHFVLRSLRVSECLFETDDQELRVDVFQSLNDRGVELSKMDKVRARIVGRFQGESDSDKQVGRWESVVQEFGGDSDAVEDFLAHYLAATEKEFETVTDAKNELLEAFRLKESGQTEIRSRLANAGDARDFLEELEEYAFRYQELANADLVEDEKQLSHKYREECEAILSRLNGLGTTQWRPFVMYVYQKVTETPGKGEFFRDVLKTVENITFRVAISPHVATVVDDTYPKTTQTFIELEQTGNEFETEKVAEELIDNVDSSARNVFGENFADHLISKSNWQNNQTKQLFLKIADEQYREQNQSGITNTWLSQDPSEVHIEHVLPRNFLLEGKSQPYAWLEHFFQANGENRIENRIEQLRSREAHQIEEDHPDYDGVEQIVSRVKEDFVRDLGNMMLLDQALNRSVQNRLFAVKIREYHRNHKKDLENIANHYFGEAGPLPKDTLETVLTLDLPDDETATSIDAIEELNSWWNYHRSIERKADIVENVLDSLTFDSNEDEFDSVKGEIHQMVKNDYETRFTLLGSG, encoded by the coding sequence ATGGCTGGAGAAAGTGATGTGCCTCTTTGTGGGAAGCGCATATTCCTATATCCCGGCGATCCGGATGGGACTGGAATCATTCAATACAATGCAGAGGACTACCGAGAAGAGTTCCAAGAAGTTGATTTCGTTGATAGCTCCCAATTCATTCGCTCAATAGGGCAGGACATTACCCTCCGGAATCAATCCCTCCTACGCCTCTCGGATAGTATTCAGTTTGAGGTGCCCGATTATCAAAGGAACTATAGCTGGGAGGAAGATCAACACGATGGCCTCTGGGAGACAGCTCGGAGTGTACTTTCTCTCCAAACAACTGCAACAAACACCCCCTCAGATACGTACTTTGGTACAGTCTATGTAGCAAAGTCGTCTAACCGCGATATTTATGAGATTATAGATGGTCAGCAACGGTTGGCGACCATAGCGATTCTATTACGAAATATCGGAGTCGCTTTGGACGCAACAATTCCAGAACTGTCGGGGGAAGTGAGGTCCTATACCGAGCATATAAAAGAAGACTATATCGACGAGCTACTCTATCGACGCCAAGGACCAAACGAGATCCCGTTCATCAGACTCAATAAACACGATAACGAGTTCTTCAGACTGCTCTTCCAAGACGACAGAGGCGTAGCTAAGGGCCTCAAACGGATGGAACAATATGATGGCCGCAAGCAAAACGCAATTCGACTACGCTCCCTCCTCAGCGAACTCAACGTTGATGAAGAAGTCTATGGACCAGATGGGTTAGGGTTTGATGAAGACGTTCTTGACTCATTCAGATATTTCGCCGAATCGCATCAGAAATTAGTCGAAGCTGATGAATTCTATTCGAGCGCAATCGACCAGTTCTTGAACAATAGTAGCTTCTCCGAACCGGAACACGAAGCCAGAGCCTTGGTTAATCTGACTCACTTCGTACTTCGCTCACTTCGCGTCTCTGAGTGTCTTTTCGAGACTGACGATCAAGAACTCCGTGTCGACGTCTTCCAGTCTCTGAATGACCGGGGTGTGGAGCTATCCAAGATGGACAAGGTACGTGCTCGTATCGTGGGCCGTTTCCAAGGAGAATCTGATAGCGATAAGCAAGTTGGACGATGGGAATCAGTGGTGCAGGAATTCGGGGGCGACTCCGATGCTGTAGAAGACTTCTTAGCTCACTATCTCGCTGCGACAGAAAAAGAGTTTGAGACGGTTACTGATGCAAAAAATGAATTGCTCGAGGCCTTCCGATTGAAAGAATCCGGTCAGACAGAGATCCGATCTCGGCTGGCTAATGCAGGCGACGCGCGAGATTTCTTAGAGGAACTCGAAGAGTACGCATTTCGGTACCAAGAGCTCGCAAACGCCGACTTAGTTGAGGATGAGAAGCAACTGTCACATAAATACCGTGAGGAGTGTGAGGCGATTCTTAGTCGGCTCAACGGTCTAGGGACTACCCAGTGGCGTCCCTTCGTCATGTATGTCTATCAAAAGGTAACAGAGACACCTGGGAAGGGGGAATTCTTCCGTGACGTACTCAAAACGGTCGAAAATATCACCTTCCGCGTGGCCATCTCTCCCCACGTAGCAACCGTAGTTGATGACACTTATCCGAAGACCACTCAGACGTTCATTGAGTTAGAGCAGACTGGGAATGAGTTTGAGACAGAAAAAGTAGCTGAGGAGCTTATCGATAATGTCGATAGTAGTGCGAGAAATGTTTTCGGCGAGAATTTTGCGGATCATCTCATCTCAAAAAGCAACTGGCAAAACAACCAGACAAAGCAACTATTCCTCAAAATTGCTGATGAGCAATATCGAGAACAAAATCAGTCTGGGATCACCAACACTTGGCTCTCGCAAGATCCAAGTGAGGTCCATATAGAACACGTCCTCCCACGGAATTTCCTCCTTGAGGGAAAGAGCCAGCCCTACGCGTGGCTAGAACACTTCTTCCAAGCGAACGGGGAGAACCGGATTGAAAACCGGATCGAGCAATTGCGCTCGCGGGAAGCACATCAGATTGAAGAAGACCACCCAGACTACGACGGGGTAGAACAAATCGTTTCTCGTGTCAAGGAAGACTTTGTCCGAGATCTCGGAAACATGATGCTTCTTGACCAAGCCCTGAATCGATCTGTTCAGAACCGGTTGTTTGCAGTAAAGATCAGGGAGTACCACCGAAACCACAAGAAGGATCTCGAGAATATCGCGAATCACTATTTCGGAGAGGCAGGACCACTCCCAAAAGATACGTTAGAAACAGTACTGACGCTCGACCTCCCCGATGACGAAACAGCAACATCGATAGACGCTATCGAAGAATTGAATTCTTGGTGGAACTACCACCGCTCCATCGAACGAAAGGCCGATATCGTCGAAAACGTCCTTGATTCGTTGACATTCGATTCTAATGAAGACGAATTCGACTCCGTGAAAGGAGAGATTCACCAGATGGTGAAAAACGATTACGAGACCCGATTCACGCTATTGGGCTCCGGATAG
- the queC gene encoding 7-cyano-7-deazaguanine synthase QueC, producing MTRTERAVILVSGGMDSATAVFEAMDSGYSPYFFHSSYGQETESKEFECAKKLADHVDAPDLTHIDTGHLADIGGSSLTDEEMEVADADLDSEEVPSSYVPFRNANLLSMATSYAETIGASAVFIGAHSEDFSGYPDCRPEFFEAFQQVMNVGTKGETTIDLKAPFVEWSKTEIAERGLELDVPYDLTWSCYRSNEPACGTCDACAYRLKAFQEADAIDPIDYEESSSYSGKE from the coding sequence ATGACCAGAACTGAACGCGCTGTGATCCTTGTATCGGGCGGAATGGATAGCGCTACTGCGGTTTTCGAGGCAATGGATTCCGGATACAGTCCGTACTTTTTCCATTCCTCCTACGGGCAAGAGACCGAGTCGAAAGAATTCGAGTGTGCAAAGAAGCTGGCTGACCATGTAGACGCGCCAGATCTCACGCACATTGACACCGGCCACCTTGCTGATATCGGCGGATCAAGCTTGACTGATGAGGAGATGGAAGTAGCAGACGCGGATTTAGATAGCGAAGAAGTCCCGTCTTCATATGTGCCCTTCCGAAATGCGAATCTCTTGTCGATGGCCACCTCATATGCAGAAACTATCGGAGCGTCGGCGGTCTTCATCGGCGCCCATAGCGAGGATTTCTCTGGATATCCGGATTGTCGACCAGAGTTCTTCGAGGCGTTCCAACAAGTAATGAACGTCGGCACCAAGGGGGAGACCACAATTGACCTCAAAGCACCGTTTGTGGAGTGGTCTAAAACCGAAATTGCAGAGCGAGGGTTAGAATTGGACGTACCGTATGATCTCACCTGGAGCTGCTATCGTTCAAACGAACCTGCTTGTGGCACTTGTGATGCCTGTGCATATCGACTCAAAGCCTTCCAAGAAGCTGATGCGATAGACCCAATTGACTATGAGGAGTCTTCCTCGTACTCTGGGAAGGAGTAG
- a CDS encoding 7-carboxy-7-deazaguanine synthase QueE — protein sequence MPVNAGFEDSQSQSSSEEAPSLPINELFYSLQGEGELAGTPTVFIRTSGCNLRCWFCDSYHTSWEPTHAWMSLDEILAEVKDFEQATHVVVTGGEPLIHDDCEILLKRLSEQGYHTTVETNGTVYRDTAIDLASISPKLESSNPTAEKDPSGDGDWEDRHDQRRLDIEVLGDLLETYNSQLKFVVTGPDDLPEIQSLVDRVRRETQADIDSDEILLMPQGTTREELDEVRNQVAELALEYGYRYTPRLHVDLWEDAPGT from the coding sequence ATGCCAGTCAATGCCGGATTCGAGGATTCTCAAAGTCAGAGCTCCTCTGAAGAGGCCCCCAGTCTACCCATCAATGAATTGTTCTACTCGCTACAAGGCGAGGGAGAGCTCGCTGGGACACCCACAGTATTCATACGGACAAGTGGATGCAACCTTCGTTGCTGGTTCTGTGATTCCTACCACACGTCTTGGGAGCCGACTCATGCCTGGATGAGTCTTGACGAAATACTCGCGGAAGTCAAGGACTTTGAACAGGCCACCCATGTTGTGGTTACTGGGGGTGAACCCCTAATTCACGATGATTGTGAGATCTTGCTCAAACGGCTCAGTGAGCAAGGATATCATACAACCGTAGAGACAAATGGGACTGTCTACAGGGATACAGCAATCGACCTTGCAAGCATTAGCCCAAAGCTCGAAAGCAGTAATCCAACCGCCGAAAAGGACCCCTCCGGAGATGGGGATTGGGAGGATCGACATGACCAACGAAGGCTCGATATTGAGGTCCTCGGGGATTTACTCGAGACCTATAACAGTCAACTTAAGTTTGTGGTCACAGGCCCTGATGACCTCCCTGAAATCCAGAGTCTTGTCGACAGAGTCCGCAGAGAAACCCAAGCCGACATCGACAGTGACGAGATTTTACTGATGCCTCAAGGTACGACGCGGGAAGAACTCGACGAGGTCAGAAATCAAGTAGCAGAGTTGGCTCTGGAATACGGGTACCGATATACCCCTCGCCTCCATGTCGATCTCTGGGAGGATGCGCCGGGAACATGA
- a CDS encoding 6-pyruvoyl trahydropterin synthase family protein, whose amino-acid sequence MAERALAEDDMFESELRTLSVGRDRPIRISSGHRIQHHDGKCSRPHGHNYKISVEVTGEITDEGWVVDKGEITSIVDRWDHRFLLEEGDPLIEAFQQSGDAEAVVVLDYPPTAEVMASVLERRIQTQLPETVTEVSVEVRETGELCATY is encoded by the coding sequence ATGGCTGAGAGAGCACTAGCAGAGGACGATATGTTCGAATCTGAACTACGAACCCTTTCAGTAGGTCGCGACAGGCCAATTCGGATTAGCAGCGGCCATCGAATCCAGCACCACGACGGGAAGTGTTCACGACCCCATGGTCACAACTACAAAATCAGCGTTGAGGTAACCGGAGAAATAACCGATGAGGGCTGGGTTGTCGACAAGGGCGAAATCACATCGATCGTTGATCGGTGGGACCACCGATTTCTGTTAGAAGAAGGAGATCCTCTGATAGAGGCTTTCCAACAAAGTGGTGATGCAGAAGCGGTGGTGGTTCTGGACTACCCCCCAACAGCAGAGGTCATGGCTTCCGTTTTAGAAAGGCGGATTCAAACACAACTACCGGAGACAGTCACGGAAGTCAGCGTTGAAGTCCGTGAAACCGGAGAACTCTGCGCTACATACTGA
- a CDS encoding DUF6884 domain-containing protein: protein MTTLLVQSCSQQKTTASGRIPAFERYDGYFFRIIKNTINGGIEKAPFDICILSAEHGLLNPTDYISNYDREMDERRAAELRDSVVTQLREKIQSSGYDPVVVNLGQVYYQAIQGFESGLGVTVKTIEGDGIGEKGQELKQHLESLLSETAEH, encoded by the coding sequence ATGACGACACTCTTAGTTCAATCGTGTTCTCAACAGAAGACTACAGCCAGCGGTAGAATACCGGCTTTTGAACGGTATGATGGGTACTTTTTCAGAATAATTAAGAATACGATTAACGGAGGTATTGAGAAAGCCCCGTTTGACATATGCATTCTTTCTGCGGAACATGGACTGCTAAATCCGACGGACTATATTTCGAATTATGACCGAGAGATGGATGAGCGTCGTGCTGCTGAGCTGAGAGACTCTGTCGTAACTCAGCTTAGGGAGAAAATTCAATCTTCAGGCTATGATCCAGTAGTTGTGAACCTCGGACAAGTGTACTACCAAGCGATTCAGGGTTTCGAGTCAGGGCTTGGTGTGACAGTGAAGACAATAGAAGGGGACGGGATAGGAGAAAAAGGGCAGGAACTGAAACAGCATCTCGAATCTTTGCTTTCAGAGACAGCAGAACACTGA
- a CDS encoding tRNA-guanine transglycosylase: MTTPANIPQSGATSYSSFSVTATTGKARAAKLEIDETTLNTPNLLPVINFYAGGMERSLYGGGIFRTMKEFMTGQGPLSVEACEEYFDAVMMSVASLTDYGINKERYEAYLDTPIKQREIFSEFDGALFVDSGGYKLLDEDSLDGSDFEVNLTQQTIFDIQRRLGGDILVNLDRPISPDDGYETRVKKAEQTAENMAEFLRYSADYNGARFLTIHGYNYSMMDTFLEKVTDVLGPHLIRSCFDGIALGSLVPKKDNKGDLISAVSDCKEVLTDYRFDELPLHVLGISSSAIPLLVAMGVDSFDSSSYLHAAINGKYHTDLTKTVSVDDAPIEDCPCPVCSNPKLSAWMRGDAEYQKDKLGAVSMHNLIIQKDSIREMREIIRQDDRDALIEYIDSTIGQRKSMRQFAHRVINESLGGYF, translated from the coding sequence ATGACTACACCAGCAAATATCCCACAAAGCGGAGCCACCTCATATAGCTCATTTTCTGTGACAGCAACTACGGGAAAAGCTCGAGCAGCGAAATTAGAAATTGATGAGACGACTCTCAATACCCCAAATCTGCTTCCCGTAATTAATTTCTATGCCGGGGGGATGGAGCGGAGCCTCTATGGAGGTGGTATCTTTCGGACCATGAAAGAATTCATGACAGGTCAGGGACCCCTCTCGGTAGAAGCTTGCGAGGAATATTTTGACGCAGTCATGATGTCCGTTGCCTCCCTCACTGACTATGGTATCAACAAGGAGCGGTATGAAGCATATCTTGATACGCCAATTAAACAGCGTGAGATATTTTCAGAATTCGATGGCGCGCTGTTTGTTGATTCGGGCGGCTACAAGCTATTGGATGAAGATAGCCTGGATGGTAGCGATTTTGAGGTGAATCTGACGCAACAGACCATCTTTGATATACAACGGCGGTTAGGTGGAGACATCCTCGTCAATCTCGACCGCCCTATTTCGCCCGACGATGGCTATGAAACACGTGTGAAAAAGGCAGAACAAACTGCGGAGAATATGGCGGAATTCCTGCGCTATTCGGCTGATTATAACGGAGCGAGGTTCCTCACAATTCACGGCTATAATTATTCGATGATGGATACATTCCTCGAAAAGGTCACTGACGTACTCGGGCCACATCTCATCCGGAGTTGCTTTGACGGGATCGCTCTTGGGAGTCTAGTTCCGAAGAAAGACAACAAAGGAGACCTAATATCGGCTGTAAGCGATTGCAAAGAAGTCCTCACTGATTACAGATTTGACGAGCTACCGCTTCATGTGCTCGGCATCTCTAGTAGTGCTATTCCCTTGTTGGTTGCAATGGGAGTCGACTCATTTGATTCATCATCGTATCTCCATGCAGCAATAAATGGAAAGTACCACACAGATCTTACCAAAACTGTATCTGTTGACGACGCTCCCATTGAAGACTGCCCATGCCCCGTCTGTTCGAATCCGAAGTTGAGTGCTTGGATGCGAGGCGACGCCGAATACCAGAAAGATAAGCTCGGGGCGGTTTCAATGCATAACCTCATAATTCAGAAGGATTCAATCAGAGAAATGCGAGAGATAATTCGTCAAGACGACCGGGACGCACTAATAGAGTACATCGATTCAACAATCGGGCAGAGAAAATCCATGCGACAGTTTGCCCATCGTGTAATCAATGAATCCCTCGGAGGCTATTTCTAA
- a CDS encoding ATP-binding protein: protein MKQEPKVNEVNEFLETASDFESPLEVIRESLSNSYDAGATEVEIEIRDQPNGSNILIKDDGEGMDKDRLETFFDLGNSQKTDSIGYKGHGTKIFYKSDHIEVTTKKDGKALQAMMDRPWEKLNDRVLPEYEVTEVGADEFESGTRIHVVGFKSGQDFNPRSLTYNKIHHYLKWKTIAGSTAHYFEDDTREMDIEIQLGDEIDDSMERLQTNNRLEFPDERLNPGDGEFPAERMCKVYPPQELTISYDGGETTAQVVGMVGGKAARNELPTFGKHSAQFGVWLAKDYIKVERANQAISHDNEFLHFFFIVNCQDLELSANRGQIRNKSSKVYRALISRLDRFMSKVAGDPWFDDYLEQRRVAELKRKAKSQRSSVEDRMEALSEQTTFSPSNSSEVLLAIERLADEGENNIQVEDFEPETDINTIVRNGKGLQTASVLPTLTTHFEEGKQLEGVDKLICWELGDLDQLRELERNGYRGGTIIFDFDEEKVIYKNGMTEKIDIMILDPENKAQTLR from the coding sequence ATGAAACAAGAACCAAAGGTTAACGAAGTAAACGAGTTCCTCGAAACAGCAAGCGATTTCGAAAGTCCATTGGAAGTGATTCGAGAGTCCCTCTCAAATAGCTATGACGCTGGTGCAACTGAGGTGGAAATTGAGATTAGGGACCAGCCCAATGGGTCAAATATTTTGATCAAAGACGACGGGGAAGGGATGGATAAAGATCGGTTAGAGACGTTTTTTGACCTCGGAAATTCCCAAAAGACAGACTCAATCGGATACAAAGGGCATGGGACGAAGATCTTCTACAAGAGCGACCACATAGAAGTAACAACCAAAAAAGACGGTAAAGCCCTTCAAGCGATGATGGATCGCCCTTGGGAGAAGTTGAACGACCGGGTTTTACCGGAATACGAGGTTACAGAAGTGGGTGCTGACGAGTTTGAGTCTGGAACGAGAATACACGTCGTCGGTTTCAAATCTGGTCAGGATTTCAACCCGAGATCATTGACTTACAACAAGATCCATCACTACCTGAAGTGGAAGACAATCGCCGGGTCGACAGCACACTATTTTGAAGACGATACTCGTGAGATGGATATCGAGATTCAGCTCGGCGATGAGATTGATGACTCGATGGAGAGGCTACAAACAAACAACCGGCTAGAGTTCCCTGACGAGCGGCTCAACCCCGGCGATGGTGAATTCCCTGCAGAGCGGATGTGTAAAGTCTACCCACCGCAAGAGCTCACCATTTCCTATGATGGTGGCGAGACGACTGCTCAAGTTGTCGGAATGGTCGGGGGGAAAGCCGCCAGAAATGAACTGCCAACGTTTGGAAAGCATTCGGCACAATTCGGTGTCTGGCTAGCTAAGGATTATATCAAAGTTGAGCGCGCAAATCAAGCAATCTCCCACGACAACGAATTCCTCCATTTCTTCTTCATCGTCAACTGCCAAGACTTAGAACTATCCGCCAACCGCGGCCAGATTCGGAATAAATCCAGTAAGGTGTATCGAGCACTCATTTCGAGGCTGGACCGCTTCATGTCGAAGGTCGCCGGCGATCCCTGGTTTGATGACTATTTGGAGCAGCGCAGAGTAGCCGAACTCAAGAGAAAAGCAAAGTCACAACGATCTTCAGTGGAAGACAGGATGGAAGCACTCTCTGAGCAGACTACGTTTTCTCCCTCTAATTCATCAGAGGTACTGCTCGCCATAGAGCGACTCGCCGATGAGGGTGAGAACAATATTCAGGTAGAAGATTTCGAGCCAGAGACCGACATCAATACTATCGTACGCAATGGGAAGGGTCTACAAACAGCGTCGGTTCTCCCAACTCTAACGACTCACTTTGAAGAAGGGAAGCAGTTGGAGGGTGTTGATAAGCTTATTTGCTGGGAACTTGGGGACCTAGATCAACTCCGAGAGCTTGAACGGAACGGGTACAGAGGCGGGACCATCATATTTGATTTCGATGAAGAGAAAGTCATATACAAAAACGGTATGACCGAGAAAATCGACATCATGATATTAGATCCCGAAAATAAGGCGCAGACTCTGCGCTGA